The proteins below are encoded in one region of Enhydrobacter sp.:
- a CDS encoding ribonuclease J, with translation MTVPGADELLFLALGGAGEIGMNLNLYGHAGKWLMVDLGIAFGDDTMPGIDVVMPDPAFIEERRDDLAGIVLTHAHEDHLGAVADLWPRLRAPVYATPFAASVLRRKLAEAALTDAVPVTEIALGAKFTVAPFELEMITMTHSIPEPNALAIRTGLGTVFHTGDWKIDPEPLLGETTDEATLKRIGEEGALAMVCDSTNVFVEGEAGSEATVRANLEKLVKARKCRVAVTCFASNVARVESIAKAAVAAGRHPVLAGRAVQRMVEAAQECGYLLDFPECVPERDAGCLPRDKVLYICTGSQGESRASMAKIANGEHRDIVLEAGDTAVFSSRVIPGNERAVGRLQNELLARGVEVVTDKDVDIHVSGHPARDELVRVYQWVRPRIAVPVHGEIRHMVEHASLAKACQVPETVLAPNGTLVRLAPGPATIVDHVHAGRLARDGDVVAPVEGEALRERRKLLWNGSASATLVIDSQGRPVASPKVSLRGIADTEGELIQAAVTALEEMLADLNAAERRDDDRIEEAARQSVRRVVRAHLGKKPLTDVHIVRI, from the coding sequence ATGACCGTTCCCGGCGCCGACGAGCTCCTGTTCCTTGCCCTGGGCGGAGCGGGCGAGATCGGCATGAACCTCAACCTCTACGGCCACGCCGGCAAATGGCTGATGGTCGATCTCGGCATCGCCTTCGGCGACGACACGATGCCGGGCATCGACGTCGTGATGCCCGATCCCGCCTTCATCGAGGAGCGGCGGGACGACTTGGCCGGCATCGTCCTGACGCACGCGCACGAGGACCATCTGGGGGCAGTAGCCGATCTCTGGCCGCGCCTCCGGGCGCCGGTCTATGCCACGCCCTTCGCCGCCTCTGTGCTGCGCCGCAAGCTGGCGGAGGCCGCCCTGACGGATGCAGTGCCGGTCACCGAGATCGCATTGGGAGCAAAATTCACGGTCGCTCCGTTCGAGCTCGAGATGATCACCATGACCCACTCGATTCCCGAGCCGAATGCACTCGCCATTCGGACCGGGCTCGGCACCGTCTTCCACACCGGCGACTGGAAGATCGACCCGGAGCCGCTGCTCGGCGAGACGACGGACGAGGCGACGCTGAAGCGCATCGGCGAGGAGGGCGCGCTCGCCATGGTGTGCGACAGCACCAATGTCTTCGTCGAGGGCGAGGCGGGGTCGGAGGCGACGGTGCGCGCCAACCTCGAAAAGCTGGTGAAGGCACGCAAATGCCGCGTCGCCGTGACGTGCTTTGCCTCGAACGTCGCGCGCGTCGAGAGCATCGCCAAGGCGGCGGTCGCCGCCGGCCGCCATCCGGTGCTGGCCGGCAGGGCGGTGCAGCGCATGGTCGAGGCGGCGCAGGAGTGCGGCTACCTGCTCGATTTCCCCGAATGCGTGCCCGAGCGCGACGCGGGCTGTCTGCCGCGCGACAAGGTCCTCTACATCTGCACCGGCAGCCAGGGCGAGTCGCGCGCCTCGATGGCCAAGATCGCCAACGGCGAGCACCGCGATATCGTGCTGGAGGCGGGCGACACCGCCGTCTTCTCCTCGCGCGTCATTCCCGGCAACGAGCGCGCGGTCGGACGCCTGCAGAACGAGCTGCTGGCGCGCGGTGTCGAGGTGGTCACCGACAAGGATGTCGACATCCATGTCTCGGGCCATCCCGCGCGCGACGAGCTGGTCCGGGTCTACCAGTGGGTGCGGCCCAGGATCGCCGTGCCGGTGCATGGCGAGATCCGCCATATGGTGGAGCACGCCAGCCTCGCGAAGGCCTGCCAGGTGCCAGAGACGGTGCTGGCGCCGAACGGCACGCTGGTGCGCCTGGCGCCCGGCCCGGCGACGATCGTCGATCATGTCCATGCCGGCCGGTTGGCGCGCGACGGCGATGTGGTGGCTCCGGTGGAAGGGGAGGCCCTGCGCGAGCGGCGCAAGCTCCTCTGGAACGGGTCGGCGTCGGCCACGCTGGTCATCGACTCGCAAGGCCGGCCGGTCGCATCGCCCAAAGTCTCGCTGCGCGGGATCGCCGACACCGAGGGCGAGCTCATCCAGGCGGCCGTGACGGCGCTCGAGGAGATGTTGGCCGATTTGAATGCGGCCGAGCGCCGCGACGACGACCGGATCGAGGAGGCGGCACGTCAGTCGGTGCGGCGCGTCGTGCGCGCGCATCTCGGCAAGAAGCCATTGACGGACGTGCACATCGTCCGCATCTAA
- the proS gene encoding proline--tRNA ligase yields the protein MRMSQYFLPTLKETPAEAQIVSHRLMLRAGLIRQTSAGIYAWLPLGFRVLKNIERIVREEQDASGAQEVLMPTIQSADLWRESGRYDAYGPEMLRIKDRHDREMLFGPTNEEMITVLFRDGAKSYRDLPKNLYHIQWKFRDEVRPRFGVMRGREFLMKDNYSFDLDKAGAVRSYNKMFVAYLRTFARMGLKAIPMRADTGPIGGDLSHEFIVLADTGESAVFCHKGLVDKNILSRKIDYESDLQPIVNEWTSLYAATDEMHDKAAFEKIPEGDRLAARGIEVGHIFYFGTKYSKPMNAVVTGPNGEQITVEMGSYGIGVSRLVGGIIEASHDEAGIVWPESVAPFKVAVVDLKPDDAAVAGACDKLYEALRAGGITVLHDDRDLRPGAKFADMDLIGTPWQVIVGPKGLAAGKAELKNRKTGNREELPVNEVVATLSARLG from the coding sequence ATGCGCATGAGCCAGTATTTCCTGCCGACCCTGAAGGAGACCCCGGCGGAAGCGCAGATCGTTTCGCACCGTCTGATGCTGCGGGCCGGGCTGATCCGTCAGACCAGCGCCGGCATCTACGCCTGGCTGCCTCTCGGCTTCCGGGTGCTGAAGAACATCGAGCGTATCGTCCGCGAGGAGCAGGATGCGTCGGGCGCGCAGGAAGTGCTGATGCCGACCATCCAGTCCGCGGACCTGTGGCGTGAAAGCGGACGATACGATGCCTACGGTCCCGAGATGCTGCGCATCAAGGACCGTCACGATCGCGAGATGCTGTTCGGGCCGACCAACGAGGAGATGATCACCGTGCTCTTCCGCGACGGCGCGAAGAGCTATCGCGATCTGCCGAAGAACCTCTATCACATCCAGTGGAAGTTCCGGGACGAGGTGCGGCCGCGCTTCGGGGTCATGCGCGGGCGCGAGTTCCTGATGAAGGACAACTACTCGTTCGACCTCGACAAGGCCGGTGCGGTCCGCTCCTACAACAAGATGTTCGTGGCCTATCTGCGCACCTTCGCACGCATGGGCCTGAAGGCGATCCCCATGCGGGCCGACACGGGCCCGATCGGCGGCGATCTCAGCCATGAGTTCATCGTGCTGGCGGACACCGGGGAGAGCGCGGTGTTCTGCCACAAGGGCTTGGTCGACAAGAATATCCTCAGCCGGAAGATCGATTACGAATCGGACCTGCAGCCGATCGTGAACGAGTGGACGTCGCTCTACGCCGCCACCGACGAGATGCACGACAAGGCGGCTTTCGAGAAGATCCCGGAGGGCGACCGCCTGGCCGCGCGCGGCATCGAGGTCGGCCATATTTTCTACTTCGGGACCAAGTATTCCAAGCCGATGAACGCGGTGGTGACCGGGCCGAACGGCGAGCAGATCACGGTGGAGATGGGATCCTACGGCATCGGCGTCTCGCGCCTGGTGGGCGGCATCATCGAGGCGAGCCACGACGAGGCCGGCATTGTCTGGCCGGAATCGGTGGCGCCGTTCAAGGTGGCGGTCGTCGACCTGAAGCCCGACGACGCCGCGGTCGCGGGTGCCTGCGACAAGCTCTACGAGGCTCTGAGGGCCGGCGGCATCACCGTGCTGCACGACGATCGCGACCTGCGGCCGGGCGCCAAGTTCGCCGACATGGACCTGATCGGCACGCCCTGGCAGGTGATCGTGGGCCCGAAGGGGCTGGCGGCGGGCAAGGCCGAGCTGAAGAACCGCAAGACGGGCAATCGCGAGGAGCTGCCGGTCAACGAGGTCGTGGCCACCCTGTCGGCTCGTCTCGGCTAG
- the mce gene encoding methylmalonyl-CoA epimerase, producing the protein MIGRLNHIAIAVPDLGKAAELYRTVMGAKVSAPKAQPAHGVTVVFVELPNTKIELLHPLGEKSPIANFLARNADGGIHHVCYEVEDIYAARDKLKAGGARVLGDGEPKIGAHDKPVLFLHPKDFTGTLIELEQV; encoded by the coding sequence ATGATCGGACGCCTCAATCATATCGCCATTGCCGTGCCCGACCTGGGCAAGGCGGCGGAGCTTTATCGCACCGTGATGGGGGCAAAAGTGAGCGCGCCCAAGGCCCAGCCGGCGCACGGCGTCACCGTGGTGTTCGTCGAGCTGCCCAACACGAAGATCGAGCTGCTGCACCCGCTGGGCGAGAAGTCGCCGATTGCGAACTTCCTGGCGCGCAATGCAGACGGCGGCATTCACCACGTCTGCTACGAGGTGGAGGACATCTACGCGGCCCGCGACAAGCTCAAGGCGGGAGGCGCGCGCGTGCTGGGCGACGGCGAGCCCAAGATCGGCGCGCACGACAAGCCGGTGCTGTTCCTGCATCCGAAGGACTTCACCGGTACGCTGATCGAGCTCGAACAGGTCTGA
- a CDS encoding type III pantothenate kinase, giving the protein MLLVINANNTNVKFGVIDGDKIVGEWRQHTSAMRTADEHAVWLFQLLAMEGIEPSSITEAVIASVVPQATFNLRRLCTRYFECTPLVLGDPNISYGIKIKGQGAGADRICNTIGAAILFPRTPMIVVDFGTATTFDVVDEEGSYCGGVIAPGINLSIEALVNATALLPRIVVEKPVNVIGTNTVECMHSGVFWGYVGLIEGIVQRIRTEFGRPMRVISTGGLAPVFDGATTVIEQIVPDITARGLIEIYRRNRK; this is encoded by the coding sequence GTGCTGCTCGTCATCAACGCCAACAACACCAACGTCAAATTCGGAGTCATCGACGGCGACAAGATCGTCGGCGAATGGCGCCAGCACACCTCGGCGATGCGTACGGCCGACGAGCACGCGGTCTGGCTGTTCCAGCTCCTGGCGATGGAAGGGATCGAGCCGAGCTCGATCACCGAAGCCGTCATCGCCAGCGTCGTGCCGCAGGCCACCTTCAACCTGCGGCGGCTGTGCACGCGCTATTTCGAGTGCACCCCCCTTGTCCTGGGCGATCCCAACATTTCCTACGGCATCAAGATCAAGGGCCAGGGCGCCGGCGCGGACCGCATCTGCAATACGATCGGCGCCGCCATCCTGTTTCCGAGGACGCCGATGATCGTGGTCGATTTCGGGACCGCCACCACGTTCGATGTCGTCGACGAGGAGGGAAGCTACTGCGGCGGCGTCATCGCCCCTGGCATCAATCTCAGCATCGAGGCGCTGGTGAACGCGACCGCCCTGCTGCCGCGGATCGTCGTCGAGAAACCGGTCAACGTCATCGGCACCAACACCGTGGAATGCATGCATTCCGGCGTGTTCTGGGGCTATGTCGGGCTGATCGAGGGGATCGTGCAGCGCATCCGGACCGAGTTCGGCCGACCGATGCGTGTGATCTCCACCGGCGGCCTCGCGCCCGTGTTCGACGGCGCCACGACGGTGATCGAGCAGATCGTGCCGGACATCACCGCGCGTGGCCTGATCGAGATCTATCGGCGCAACCGCAAATGA
- a CDS encoding NCS2 family permease yields MLERLFRLHENNTNVRTEIVAGITTFLTMAYIIFVNPQILGLAKMPVDAVFVSTCVAAAIGCFLMAFVANYPIALAPGMGLNAYFAFGVVGGMGYSWQVALGCVFLSGVIFFLISVLPIREWIVNAIPKSLKMAIAAGIGLFLALIALKNAGIVVGNQATLVTHGQLASWPVLMAALGFALIVALEHRRVLGGVIIGILAVTAISVIAGYQKFGGIFDTPPSIAPVLLQMDLGGALKVGLVTVVFAFLFVDLFDNTGTLIALAHRGGFMRPDGTVPRLKRALMSDSAAAMIGAAIGTSTTTSYIESASGINEGGRTGLTAVTVGVLFLLALFMAPLAGSIPAYATAPALLYVACLMARGLTEIEWNDITEAAPAVITAIAMPFTFSIAEGIAFGFISYAGIKLVAGKFRDIHPAVGILAVLFVIKYLVIG; encoded by the coding sequence ATGCTCGAACGGCTCTTCAGGCTGCACGAAAACAACACGAACGTGCGGACGGAGATCGTGGCCGGGATCACGACCTTCCTGACCATGGCCTATATCATCTTCGTCAACCCGCAGATCCTGGGGCTCGCGAAGATGCCGGTAGACGCGGTGTTCGTCTCGACCTGCGTCGCCGCCGCCATCGGCTGCTTCCTGATGGCCTTCGTCGCCAACTACCCGATCGCGCTGGCCCCGGGCATGGGGTTGAACGCCTACTTCGCCTTCGGCGTGGTCGGCGGCATGGGCTACAGCTGGCAGGTCGCTCTGGGATGCGTCTTCCTCTCCGGCGTGATCTTCTTCCTGATCAGCGTGCTGCCGATCCGGGAATGGATCGTCAACGCCATCCCGAAGTCGCTGAAGATGGCGATTGCCGCCGGCATCGGCCTGTTCCTGGCCCTGATCGCGCTGAAGAATGCCGGCATCGTCGTCGGCAACCAGGCCACGCTCGTCACCCACGGCCAGCTCGCGAGCTGGCCGGTGCTGATGGCGGCGCTGGGCTTCGCCCTGATCGTGGCCCTGGAGCATCGCCGTGTGCTGGGCGGCGTCATCATCGGCATCCTGGCTGTGACGGCCATCTCCGTCATCGCCGGCTACCAGAAATTTGGCGGCATCTTCGACACGCCGCCCTCCATCGCGCCGGTGCTGCTTCAAATGGACCTGGGCGGCGCCTTGAAGGTCGGGCTGGTGACGGTGGTCTTCGCCTTCCTGTTCGTCGATCTGTTCGACAACACCGGGACACTGATCGCCCTCGCCCATCGCGGCGGATTCATGCGGCCCGACGGCACCGTGCCACGCCTCAAGCGCGCGCTGATGTCCGACAGCGCCGCGGCCATGATCGGCGCCGCGATCGGCACGTCGACCACGACCAGCTATATCGAGAGCGCCTCGGGCATCAACGAGGGCGGCCGCACGGGCCTCACTGCCGTGACTGTCGGCGTGCTCTTCCTGCTGGCGCTCTTCATGGCGCCCCTCGCGGGTTCCATTCCGGCCTATGCGACGGCGCCCGCCCTCCTCTATGTCGCCTGCCTCATGGCGCGCGGCTTGACGGAGATCGAATGGAACGACATCACCGAGGCGGCCCCGGCGGTGATCACGGCGATCGCCATGCCTTTCACCTTCTCCATCGCCGAAGGCATCGCCTTCGGCTTCATCTCCTACGCCGGCATCAAGCTCGTCGCCGGAAAATTCCGCGACATCCATCCCGCCGTCGGCATTCTCGCGGTCCTGTTCGTGATCAAGTATCTGGTCATCGGATAG
- the nuoN gene encoding NADH-quinone oxidoreductase subunit NuoN → MPIGLESWTLARPEIFLAAVTALLLAYGVLRGEGSAPFVAAATTVALLVTAVLIFVPYREGTAFASLFVVDRLTGTMKALMLVGAAISIPMSQTYFERVRVWRFEYPILVALSALGMMLMISANDLMSLYVGLELQSLALYVIAAFQRDTLRSTEAGVKYFVLGSVASGMLLFGASLIYGFCGGTAFVRISEALLDGKAAELGAVIGLVFVVAGLAFKIAAVPFHMWTPDVYEGAPTPVTAFFAVAPKIAAISLTVSVLMGPFKPLFAEWQQIIVVVSVLSMALGAFAALRQPNIKRLMAYSSISNVGYILLGVASGTEKGIQSMVFYLAVYMVMTLGAFAVILLMKRRDIMVENVSDLAGLGRTQPMMAFAMLILMFSLAGIPPLAGFWAKLYIFMAAIEAKLFWPAVLGVLASVVASYYYLRIVRAMYFDEPAEALDRMTFGANRAVALAAAFLVAIFSFAPQPLSAVAAAAAKGLFP, encoded by the coding sequence ATGCCCATCGGTCTCGAATCCTGGACGCTGGCCCGGCCGGAAATCTTCCTGGCGGCGGTGACGGCGCTGCTGCTGGCCTATGGCGTGCTGCGCGGCGAGGGCTCGGCGCCATTCGTCGCCGCCGCGACCACGGTAGCGCTGCTGGTGACCGCGGTGCTGATCTTCGTGCCCTATCGCGAGGGCACCGCTTTCGCCTCGCTCTTCGTCGTCGACCGGCTGACGGGAACGATGAAAGCGCTGATGCTGGTGGGCGCGGCGATCTCCATCCCGATGTCGCAGACCTACTTCGAGCGCGTGAGGGTCTGGCGCTTCGAGTATCCGATACTTGTGGCGTTGTCGGCGCTCGGCATGATGCTGATGATCTCGGCCAACGACCTGATGTCGCTCTATGTCGGGCTGGAGCTGCAGTCGCTGGCGCTGTACGTGATCGCCGCCTTCCAGCGCGACACGTTGCGCTCGACCGAGGCGGGCGTGAAGTACTTCGTCCTGGGCTCGGTGGCGTCGGGCATGCTGCTGTTCGGCGCCTCGCTGATCTATGGTTTCTGCGGCGGGACGGCCTTCGTGCGGATCTCGGAGGCGCTGCTCGACGGCAAGGCGGCCGAGCTCGGCGCCGTGATCGGGCTCGTCTTCGTCGTGGCGGGGCTTGCCTTCAAGATCGCAGCGGTGCCCTTCCACATGTGGACGCCGGACGTCTACGAGGGTGCGCCCACGCCGGTGACTGCCTTCTTCGCCGTGGCGCCCAAGATCGCGGCGATCTCGCTCACCGTCTCGGTGCTGATGGGGCCATTCAAGCCACTGTTCGCGGAGTGGCAGCAGATTATCGTGGTCGTGTCCGTGCTCTCCATGGCGCTGGGGGCCTTCGCCGCGCTGCGCCAGCCCAACATCAAGCGTCTGATGGCCTATTCGTCCATCAGCAACGTCGGCTATATCCTCCTGGGTGTGGCGAGCGGCACCGAGAAGGGCATCCAGTCGATGGTGTTCTATCTCGCGGTCTACATGGTCATGACGCTGGGTGCCTTTGCCGTCATCCTGCTGATGAAGCGCCGCGACATCATGGTGGAGAACGTGTCCGACCTCGCCGGTCTCGGCCGCACCCAGCCGATGATGGCCTTTGCCATGCTGATCCTGATGTTTTCGCTGGCTGGCATTCCCCCGCTCGCAGGCTTCTGGGCGAAGCTCTACATCTTCATGGCCGCGATCGAAGCGAAGCTCTTCTGGCCGGCGGTGCTGGGCGTGCTCGCCTCGGTCGTGGCGTCCTACTACTATCTGCGGATCGTCAGGGCGATGTATTTCGACGAACCGGCCGAGGCCCTCGACCGCATGACGTTCGGCGCCAACCGCGCCGTGGCGCTGGCGGCGGCATTCCTCGTTGCGATCTTCTCGTTCGCGCCGCAGCCGCTCAGCGCGGTCGCGGCGGCGGCCGCCAAGGGCCTGTTCCCGTGA
- a CDS encoding DUF1467 family protein, with amino-acid sequence MDWATGIMVYLVVWWIMLFAVLPLGVRRVENPGPGQDRGAPENPQILRKVVITSLVAAVVWIGFYFLHQADIFNFRQWADKY; translated from the coding sequence ATGGATTGGGCGACCGGCATCATGGTCTACCTCGTGGTCTGGTGGATCATGCTGTTCGCGGTCCTGCCGCTCGGCGTCCGCCGGGTCGAGAATCCGGGGCCGGGGCAGGATCGCGGTGCGCCCGAGAATCCCCAGATCCTGCGCAAGGTGGTCATAACGTCGCTGGTCGCGGCCGTGGTGTGGATCGGATTCTACTTCCTGCACCAGGCAGACATTTTCAATTTCCGCCAATGGGCCGACAAATATTGA
- a CDS encoding biotin--[acetyl-CoA-carboxylase] ligase, whose protein sequence is MTATPVLPDGWTLVALQSVGSTNDEAAHLADNGAPEGTVVWAREQTGGRGRRGRRWASPVGNLYSSTILRPACPAQRAAELGFVAALAAADIVPPERSVRVKWPNDVLVDGGKVAGILPESAIGQDGKAEHVVMGIGVNVGFAPQLPEMRYPSAMLGGSVEGALEKLVTALAVRLGQWRREGFESIRADWLARAGPIGLEVDVRLGTELVRGRFGGIDHDGALLLDTPAGPRKIVAGELLGRAA, encoded by the coding sequence GTGACCGCGACGCCCGTCCTGCCGGACGGGTGGACGCTGGTCGCGCTACAGAGCGTCGGCAGCACCAACGACGAAGCCGCGCATCTTGCCGACAATGGCGCACCGGAAGGCACCGTCGTGTGGGCGCGCGAGCAGACCGGCGGGCGCGGCCGGCGCGGGCGCCGCTGGGCGTCGCCAGTCGGAAACCTCTACAGCTCGACCATTCTGCGGCCGGCCTGCCCGGCGCAGCGTGCGGCGGAGCTGGGCTTCGTGGCCGCGCTCGCCGCCGCCGACATCGTGCCGCCCGAACGTTCGGTGCGGGTGAAATGGCCGAACGATGTCCTGGTCGACGGCGGCAAGGTGGCCGGCATCCTGCCGGAAAGCGCCATCGGCCAGGACGGCAAGGCCGAGCACGTGGTGATGGGCATCGGCGTCAATGTCGGCTTCGCGCCGCAACTGCCCGAGATGCGCTATCCGTCAGCGATGCTGGGCGGGTCGGTCGAGGGGGCGCTGGAGAAGCTCGTCACTGCGCTGGCGGTGCGCCTCGGGCAATGGCGCCGTGAGGGCTTCGAATCGATCCGCGCCGATTGGCTTGCCAGGGCAGGGCCGATCGGACTCGAGGTCGATGTGAGGCTCGGCACGGAGCTGGTGCGCGGCCGTTTCGGCGGCATCGACCACGACGGCGCGCTGCTGCTGGACACGCCGGCCGGTCCGCGCAAGATCGTCGCGGGTGAACTGCTGGGCCGGGCGGCCTGA
- a CDS encoding NADH-quinone oxidoreductase subunit M: MSSWPILSLVTFLPLVGALFCLVVNGPKEAVDRNCRSAALITSLVTFILSLVLWGEFDAAKPGFQFEEKLAWIPSLNIGYHMGIDGISLFFVLLSTLLTPICVLSSWEAVQTRVKEYMIAFLVLETFMVGMFCALDLALFYVFFEGVLIPMFLIIGVWGGQRRVYAAFKFFLYTLLGSVLMLLAIIAIYWQIGTTDLPTAFEKLDLPFQWQFWLWLAFFASFAVKIPMWPVHTWLPDAHVEAPTAGSVILAAILLKMGGYGFIRFSVTLMPEATQYFAPLIFGLSVIAIIYTSLVALVQEDMKKLIAYSSIAHMGFVTIGIYVMNMQAVQGSIFQMLSHGIVSAALFLCVGVIYDRMHTREIAAYGGLVHRMPRYAFVFMFFTLASVGLPGLSGFVGEFLVIVGTFKANTWVAFLATTALITGAAYALWLYRKIIFGELTKASLKAILDMNRREIAVFLPLVLITLWMGIYPASFLDPMAPAVDKLIGDYNAAIKLAHTASARP, translated from the coding sequence ATGTCGAGCTGGCCGATCCTGTCGCTTGTGACGTTCCTGCCGCTGGTGGGAGCATTGTTCTGTCTTGTCGTCAACGGCCCGAAGGAGGCCGTCGATCGCAACTGCCGCAGCGCCGCCCTGATCACCTCCCTGGTGACGTTCATCCTTTCGCTCGTCCTGTGGGGTGAGTTCGATGCCGCCAAGCCCGGCTTCCAGTTCGAGGAGAAGCTCGCCTGGATTCCGTCGCTCAACATCGGCTACCACATGGGGATCGACGGCATCTCGCTGTTCTTCGTGCTGCTGTCGACCTTGCTGACGCCGATCTGCGTCCTCTCCAGCTGGGAAGCGGTCCAGACCCGTGTCAAGGAATACATGATCGCGTTCCTCGTGCTCGAGACCTTCATGGTCGGCATGTTCTGCGCGCTCGATCTCGCCCTGTTCTACGTCTTCTTCGAGGGCGTGCTGATCCCGATGTTCCTGATCATCGGCGTCTGGGGCGGCCAGCGGCGCGTCTACGCCGCCTTCAAGTTCTTCCTCTACACGCTGCTGGGCTCGGTGCTGATGCTGCTGGCGATCATCGCCATCTACTGGCAGATCGGCACGACCGACCTGCCGACGGCGTTCGAGAAGCTCGATCTGCCGTTCCAGTGGCAGTTCTGGCTGTGGCTGGCCTTCTTCGCGTCCTTCGCGGTCAAGATACCGATGTGGCCGGTCCATACCTGGCTTCCGGATGCGCATGTGGAGGCGCCGACCGCCGGCTCCGTCATCCTGGCGGCCATCCTCCTGAAGATGGGCGGCTACGGCTTCATCCGCTTCTCGGTGACGCTGATGCCCGAAGCGACGCAGTACTTCGCGCCGCTGATCTTCGGGTTGAGCGTGATTGCCATTATCTACACCTCGTTGGTCGCGCTGGTGCAGGAGGACATGAAGAAGCTGATCGCCTATTCGTCGATCGCCCACATGGGCTTCGTCACGATCGGCATCTACGTCATGAACATGCAGGCGGTGCAGGGCTCGATCTTCCAGATGCTGAGCCACGGCATCGTGTCGGCGGCGCTCTTCCTCTGCGTCGGCGTGATCTACGACCGCATGCATACGCGCGAGATCGCCGCTTATGGGGGCCTCGTGCACCGCATGCCGCGCTATGCCTTCGTCTTCATGTTCTTCACGCTCGCGAGCGTCGGGCTGCCGGGCCTGTCGGGTTTCGTCGGCGAGTTCCTGGTCATTGTTGGCACCTTCAAGGCCAACACCTGGGTCGCCTTCCTTGCCACGACCGCGCTGATCACCGGCGCGGCCTACGCGCTGTGGCTCTACCGCAAGATCATCTTCGGCGAGCTGACCAAGGCCTCGCTGAAGGCCATCCTGGACATGAACCGCCGCGAGATCGCGGTTTTCCTGCCGCTGGTCCTGATCACCCTGTGGATGGGGATCTATCCCGCCTCGTTTCTCGATCCGATGGCACCGGCCGTCGACAAGCTGATCGGCGACTACAACGCGGCCATCAAGCTCGCGCACACGGCCTCGGCAAGGCCGTGA